Within the Pseudomonas sp. SL4(2022) genome, the region TGTCGGCGCTGCAGGCCGAGTTCAGCGAACTGTGCGACGCTCAAGCGGGCCGCCTGGCATTGGCCGAGATGGCCAAGAGCGTGCAGGCGCGCCTGGGCGAGTGGCGCGAGCTGAGCAGCGCAGTGATTGCGGCTAGTCAGCGCGATGTGCAGGAGATCGGCGCGGTGTCGGTGGATTTCCTCCAGTATTCGGCTTATGTGCTGCTGGCCGGCTTCTGGCTGCAGGCGGCGGCGCGGGCGCAGGATGCCCTGGAGGCGGGCCATGGCGAAGCGGCGTTCTACCAGGCCAAATTGCAGTCGGCCGACTTCTACCTGCGCCGGGTGTTGCCACGGGCCAGCGCCCATCGCGAGTCGCTGCTGGGCGGTGCTGACTGCCTGATGGCTATGGATGAGGCGAGTTTCGCTTTTTGACCGAAGCGCGTAGCGTGAGTGCAATTCACGCTGCTGTACGAGCCATTTATTACAACAAGAGGATCACCCCCATGCAGCCCTTTAGCTTTGCCACCACGGCGCAGATTCTGTGCGAGATCGGTGCGTCCCGGCGTCTGGCCGAGCTGTGCCGCGAGCGCGGTGCGCAGCGGGTGCTGATCGTCACCGATCCGGGCATCAGCAAGCTCGGCCTGCTGGCGGATGTGCTGCCAGGCTTTGCCCGCGCCGAGCTGACCGTCGAGGTGTTCGATCAGGTGGTCGCCGACCCGCCCGAGGCGATTTTGCGGGCAGCGGTTGCGCAGGCTCGTGCGCTTAACGCGCAGCTGATCGTTGGCTTTGGCGGCGGCAGTTCGATGGACGTGGCCAAGCTGGTGGCGCTGCTGGCCCATCCCGACTGTGGCCAGGAGCTGGCGCAGATTTACGGCGTTGGCAATGCCCGAGGCCAGCGCTTGCCGCTGATTCTGGTGCCGACCACCGCCGGCACCGGTTCGGAAGTCACGCAGATTTCCATCATCACCACCGGTGAAACCACCAAGATGGGCGTGGTTTCGCCGCTGCTGCTGCCGGACCTGGCGCTGCTCGATGCCGAGCTGACCCTCGGCCTGCCGCCGGCGGTCACCGCCGCCACCGGTATCGATGCCATGGTGCATGCCATTGAGGCCTACACCAGCGCGCTGAAAAAGAATCCGCTGTCCGACCTGCTGGCCCGCGAAGCGCTGCGTCTGCTGGCGGCCAACCTGGATGAAGTGGTGCACAACGGCGGCAACCGCGAGGCGCGTCAGGCCATGCTGCTGGGCTCTTGCCTGGCCGGTCAGGCGTTCGCCAACGCGCCCTGTGCAGCGGTGCATGCACTGGCCTATCCGCTGGGCGGGCATTTCCATATTCCCCACGGCCTGAGTAACGCCCTGGTGCTGCCGCATGTGCTGGCCTTCAATGCCAGCGTGGCCGCGCCGCTGTATGCCGAGCTGGCACCGCTGGTGCTGGGGGATCAGCTACGCGCGGGCAGCGCGACTCAGCAGACTGAGCAGTTGATCGGCGCACTGGCCGATTTCAGCCTGCGCAGCGGCCTGCCGACGCGTCTGCGTGATGCCGGCGTACCGCAGGACATGCTGCCGACGCTGGCGCATGACGCCATGCTGCAACAGCGCTTGCTGGTGAATAACCCACGCGAAGTGAACGAAGCCCAGGCGTTGGCCATCTACCAAGTGGCGTATTGATTCATAGCGCGTAGGGTGGACATGGCGTAGCCGTGTCCACCTCCCGCTGGATAAATGGCGTACAAGCCTTCGGCATGCACGCCCTACGGTCTTCTTGCCCAAGGATTCCCCATGAACCAACCCCAACACCTGCGCAGCGATTACCGACACTTCCAGCCGCTCACCACGCGCTGGCATGACAACGACGTCTACGGCCACGTCAACAACGTCACCTACTACAGCTTCTTCGACAGCGCGGTGAACACCTACCTGATTGAAGTCGGCGGCCTGGATATCCATCACGGCAACGTGGTGGGCTTTGTGGTCAGTTCCAGCTGTGATTACTTTGCCTCCATCGCCTTCCCCGAGCGCATCGAAATCGGCCTGCGGGTCGGCAAACTGGGCAACAGTTCGGTGCAGTACGAGTTGGCCGTGTTCAAGGCCGATGAAGATGAAGCCTGTGCGGCCGGACGTTTTGTCCACGTCTTCGTCGACCGCAGGAGCAACCGCCCGGTGAGCATCCCCGAGAACCTGCGCGCAGCGCTGACGGTGCTGCTGATGGACTCGGCAGGCGGTTAAAGAATGCGCATGGGCGCCTGATGCGCGTGCAGGCGAATCGCCACGTACTTCGAGGTTGGGGTAAAGCTGCCCGCGCCAAAACTCTGCAGCGGCACCAACGGATTGGCTTCCGGGTAGTAGGCGGCGGCCTGGCCAGCGGGAATGTCGAAGGCCAGCAGGGTAAAGCCCATGACCTTGCGCTCGATGCCGTCATCCCAGATCGACTGGATATCGACCTGCTGCCCCGGCTGGAAACCCAAGCGCAGGATGTCGGCCTCGTTGACGAACAGCACCTGACGCTGGCCTTTGACCCCACGGTAGCGGTCATCCAGACCATAAATGGTGGTGTTGTACTGATCGTGGGAGCGCAGCGTCTGCAGGATCAGGTCCGGCGTTTGCCCGCTGCTGCGCACTTGCGGCGGCAGCAGGTCGGCGGGCAGCGGATTGGCCTTGAAGTTGGCCTTGTGGCTGGCGGTCAGCCAGCGGCGTTCGGCAGCGGCGTTGCCCAGGTAGAAACCGCCGGGGTGTTGCAGGCGCTGGTTGAAGTCGCTGAAGCCGGGAATGGTGTCGGCAATCAGCTCGCGGATGCGCCGGTAATCGGCAATCAGCGCGTCCCAGTTCACCGGATGGTTACCCAGCGTAGCCTTGGCGATACCGGCAATGATCGCCGGCTCCGAGCGCATCTGCGCCGACAGCGGTTCGAGCTGGCCGTAGGAGGCGTGGATCATGCTGAACGAGTCTTCCACGGTCACCGCCTGCGGGCCGCCGGCCTGGTGGTCGATATCGGTGCGGCCCAGGCACGGCAAAATCAGCGCGTCGGCTCCGGTGGTCAGGTGGCTGCGGTTGAGCTTGGTGCTGATCTGCACGGTCAGCGCGCAGCTGCTCAGCGCGGCATGGCTGCGCGGGCTGTCCGGGGTGGCCTGGGCAAAGTTGCCGCCCAAACCGATAAACACTTTGGCCTGGCCGTCGAGCATGGCGTTGATCGCCTCGACGGTGTTGTGGCCCTGCGCGCGCGGCACCTGGAAGTTAAAGCGTTGCTCCAGCGCATCGAGAAAGGCTGCCGATGGGCGCTCATTGATGCCCATGGTGCGGTCGCCCTGCACGTTACTGTGGCCGCGCACCGGGCACAGGCCAGCGCCGGGGCGGCCGAGGTTGCCGCGCAGCAGTTGCAGGTTGACGATTTCCTGAATGGTCGCCACCGAGTTGTGGTGCTGGGTGATGCCCATGGCCCAGCAGATGATCACCCGCTCGGCGCGGCGGTAGAGCAGGGCGGCATGCTTCAGTTCGTCCAAGCTCAGGCCGGATTGCTCGACCAGCGAATCCCAACTGCTGGCATCCAGCAGCGCTAAATAGTCGTCCACGCCGTGGGTGTGTTCCGCGATAAACGCCAAGTCGAACACCGCCGGCTCGCCCTGGGCCAGCGCTTCGCGGTGCCATTGCAGGAGGAACTTGGCCATGCCGCGCAGGGCGGCTAAATCGCCGCCCAAGGCCGGGCGGAAGAACGCGGTGTTGAGCGGTTCGGAGCCGTTGCTGAGCATCTCCAGCGCATGTTGCGGATGCTGAAAACGCTCCAGACCGCGCTCCTTCAGCGGGTTGAAGCACACCACTTGCGCGCCACGTTGGACCGCCTCGCGCAGCGGTTCAAGCATGCGCGGGTGGTTGGTGCCGGGGTTCTGCCCAAGCACGAAGATCGCATCGCTGTGCTCAAAATCAGCGAAGGTCACACTGCCCTTGCCGACGCCCACGCTCTGCCCGAGGGCCACGCCGCTGGCTTCGTGGCACATGTTCGAGCAGTCGGGAAAGTTGTTGCTGCCAAAGGCGCGGACGAACAGTTGATACAGGTAGGCCGCTTCGTTGCTGGCGCGGCCGGAGGTGTAGAACTCGGCCTGATTAGGACTTTGCAGCGCATTCAGGTGCTCGGCGATCAGGGCGAAAGCGGCGTCCCAGCTGATCGGTTGGTAATGATCGCTGGCGGCGTCATAGCGCATCGGTTCGGTCAGGCGGCCCTGGTATTCCAGCCAGTAATCGCTTTGCTCACGCAATTGGCTGACGCTGTAGCGGGCGAAAAAGGCGGCGTCCACACGGCGCTTGGTGGCTTCCCAGTTGACCGCTTTTGCGCCGTTCTCGCAGAACTTGATGTGGCCGTCTTCCGGTGAATCACCCCAGGCGCAGCCGGGGCAGTCGAAGCCGCCGTGCTGGTTGGTTTTGAGCAGGGCACGCAGGTTTTTGAAGGGCTGCTTACTGTCCAGCCAGAAGTGCGTCACGCTGCGCAGCGCGCCCCAACCGGCGGCGGCGCCGGTGTAGGGTTTATAGCGTGGCTTGATCGGTTGCAGGCTCATGGCTGGGCGGCTCCGGATGCGGCCGGGCTGTAGACCCGTGGTGCGCTGTGCTGGGGCAGGTGAATCAGGTTGAGGTTGTGCTGGCGCGCCCACTGCACGCTGAGGGTGGTCGGCGCAGACAGGCTGACCAGGGTGCCGATGCCAGCGCGCAGGGCCTTGTGGATCAGCTCCAGGCTGCAACGGCTGGTGACCACGGCAAAGCCCTGGCGCGGGTTTTCCCCTGCGCGGTGCAGGGCACCGAGCAGCTTGTCGAGGGCGTTATGCCGGCCGATGTCTTCGCGGCACAGGCGGATCTGCCCCTGATCATCAACAAACAGCGCAGCATGCACGGCGCCGCTGTGGCGGGCCATGGTTTGTACGGTTTGAATGCGCGTGCGCAAACCTTGTAAATGAGCGGCTGCCGGCAGGGGACTGGGCGTGAGGCTGGGCAATTGCGGCAGGGCTTGTTCCAGCGCCTCCACCCCGCACAGGCCGCAGCCGCTGTTGCCGGCCAGCGTACGGCGCTGCTGCTTGAGCGCCCAGAAGGCGCGGTTGCTGACCTGCACCTCGGCGCTGATGGCGCTGTCGTGCTGCTGGAGGCGAATATCGTAGACCTCATCGAAGCTGTCGATCAGACCGGCACTCAGGCTGAAACCGTAGATAAAGTCTTCAAGGTCGCTGGGCGACACCATCATCACGCTGTGGCTGATGCCGTTGTAGCTGATCGCCAGGGCGGTTTCGCTGGCCAGCGCGGCGGCGCCGTCCTGCGGTGCGTCCGTTAGTTCGACATAGCAGTAGGTGGGCGCTGGCAGCAGTATCGGCGCGGATTCTTTAGCGATGGTCGGGGCGTGACGTGGCATGAGCAGGCTTCCCGGCAGCGAGGCAATAGCGCCAGCCTAGGCCGC harbors:
- a CDS encoding iron-containing alcohol dehydrogenase codes for the protein MQPFSFATTAQILCEIGASRRLAELCRERGAQRVLIVTDPGISKLGLLADVLPGFARAELTVEVFDQVVADPPEAILRAAVAQARALNAQLIVGFGGGSSMDVAKLVALLAHPDCGQELAQIYGVGNARGQRLPLILVPTTAGTGSEVTQISIITTGETTKMGVVSPLLLPDLALLDAELTLGLPPAVTAATGIDAMVHAIEAYTSALKKNPLSDLLAREALRLLAANLDEVVHNGGNREARQAMLLGSCLAGQAFANAPCAAVHALAYPLGGHFHIPHGLSNALVLPHVLAFNASVAAPLYAELAPLVLGDQLRAGSATQQTEQLIGALADFSLRSGLPTRLRDAGVPQDMLPTLAHDAMLQQRLLVNNPREVNEAQALAIYQVAY
- a CDS encoding acyl-CoA thioesterase, with translation MNQPQHLRSDYRHFQPLTTRWHDNDVYGHVNNVTYYSFFDSAVNTYLIEVGGLDIHHGNVVGFVVSSSCDYFASIAFPERIEIGLRVGKLGNSSVQYELAVFKADEDEACAAGRFVHVFVDRRSNRPVSIPENLRAALTVLLMDSAGG
- a CDS encoding FdhF/YdeP family oxidoreductase; protein product: MSLQPIKPRYKPYTGAAAGWGALRSVTHFWLDSKQPFKNLRALLKTNQHGGFDCPGCAWGDSPEDGHIKFCENGAKAVNWEATKRRVDAAFFARYSVSQLREQSDYWLEYQGRLTEPMRYDAASDHYQPISWDAAFALIAEHLNALQSPNQAEFYTSGRASNEAAYLYQLFVRAFGSNNFPDCSNMCHEASGVALGQSVGVGKGSVTFADFEHSDAIFVLGQNPGTNHPRMLEPLREAVQRGAQVVCFNPLKERGLERFQHPQHALEMLSNGSEPLNTAFFRPALGGDLAALRGMAKFLLQWHREALAQGEPAVFDLAFIAEHTHGVDDYLALLDASSWDSLVEQSGLSLDELKHAALLYRRAERVIICWAMGITQHHNSVATIQEIVNLQLLRGNLGRPGAGLCPVRGHSNVQGDRTMGINERPSAAFLDALEQRFNFQVPRAQGHNTVEAINAMLDGQAKVFIGLGGNFAQATPDSPRSHAALSSCALTVQISTKLNRSHLTTGADALILPCLGRTDIDHQAGGPQAVTVEDSFSMIHASYGQLEPLSAQMRSEPAIIAGIAKATLGNHPVNWDALIADYRRIRELIADTIPGFSDFNQRLQHPGGFYLGNAAAERRWLTASHKANFKANPLPADLLPPQVRSSGQTPDLILQTLRSHDQYNTTIYGLDDRYRGVKGQRQVLFVNEADILRLGFQPGQQVDIQSIWDDGIERKVMGFTLLAFDIPAGQAAAYYPEANPLVPLQSFGAGSFTPTSKYVAIRLHAHQAPMRIL
- the fdhD gene encoding formate dehydrogenase accessory sulfurtransferase FdhD translates to MPRHAPTIAKESAPILLPAPTYCYVELTDAPQDGAAALASETALAISYNGISHSVMMVSPSDLEDFIYGFSLSAGLIDSFDEVYDIRLQQHDSAISAEVQVSNRAFWALKQQRRTLAGNSGCGLCGVEALEQALPQLPSLTPSPLPAAAHLQGLRTRIQTVQTMARHSGAVHAALFVDDQGQIRLCREDIGRHNALDKLLGALHRAGENPRQGFAVVTSRCSLELIHKALRAGIGTLVSLSAPTTLSVQWARQHNLNLIHLPQHSAPRVYSPAASGAAQP